From Drosophila suzukii chromosome 2R, CBGP_Dsuzu_IsoJpt1.0, whole genome shotgun sequence, a single genomic window includes:
- the MFS12 gene encoding putative inorganic phosphate cotransporter isoform X1: protein MVYYSNGERRPLLVRVFPNPLRKISSRGFGARHWQAILLFVGMMINYFQRVNISAGIVPMTQSTAGAPFYNWDTSDKSLILSSFFWGYVVSQVPAGLLAKRFGAKLVLGSATAIGGILCFFHPLAAKSGWESICVLRVFTGLVQGTVYPCVHTLLAKWVPRTERGVLTTGVYSGAQFGTAVILVTSGFIFESSMGWPGLFYLSGGLSLAWALLFFWQAANEPATASRISKSEVEYIESLTGSNSSSQSMPVPWLSIFKSPAFYGLLAAHCGFTWGFYTLLTEMPTYMSKVLQLDVKSNAFLSSLPYFAMGLLCFVVSPISDLLINRGTITITTARKLFNSIGQWGPMACLIGLGYMTADEKTWAILLLTLAVGINAGCFCGYLINHIDLSPNFAGPMMGVTNGIAGVTSIVAPLVVGAIISDEEDPSEWRLVFFITGGIYLVCNTLFVIFGKATIQPWNEPPSMSSTMTLRNHQENDSKIIAPTSEKDNRF, encoded by the exons ATGGTTTATTATTCCAACGGAGAAAGAAGGCCCCTGCTAGTACGCGTATTTCCAAATCCGCTCAGGAAAATATCCT CCAGAGGTTTTGGAGCACGCCACTGGCAGGCAATCCTCCTGTTCGTTGGCATGATGATCAACTACTTCCAGCGGGTCAACATCTCGGCTGGCATCGTTCCCATGACCCAATCCACCGCGGGTGCTCCATTCTACAACTGGGATACGTCGGATAAGTCCTTGATCCTCAGTAGCTTTTTTTGGGGCTATGTGGTCTCCCAGGTGCCGGCAG GACTCCTTGCGAAGCGATTTGGAGCAAAGTTGGTCCTGGGTTCGGCGACAGCAATTGGTGGCATCTTGTGCTTCTTCCATCCCCTGGCAGCCAAAAGTGGCTGGGAGAGTATTTGCGTCCTGCGCGTCTTCACCGGACTGGTTCAGGGAACTGTCTATCCGTGTGTTCACACTCTGCTGGCCAAGTGGGTGCCGCGCACAGAGCGAGGAGTCCTTACAACGGGCGTTTATTCGGGAGCACAGTTCGGAACGGCTGTTATCCTGGTCACCAGTGGGTTTATCTTCGAATCCAGCATGGGCTGGCCGGGATTGTTCTACCTGTCCGGCGGTCTGAGTCTAGCCTGGGCGCTGCTCTTCTTCTGGCAGGCGGCCAATGAACCCGCCACAGCGAGCAGGATCAGCAAAAGCGAGGTGGAGTACATCGAGAGCCTTACGGGTAGCAACAGCTCAAGTCAG TCTATGCCCGTGCCCTGGTTGTCGATCTTTAAGTCCCCAGCCTTCTACGGTCTGCTAGCAGCCCATTGTGGATTCACATGGGGCTTCTACACACTACTCACCGAAATGCCCACGTACATGAGCAAGGTTCTGCAGCTGGACGTCAAGTCCAATGCCTTCCTCTCCTCACTGCCGTACTTCGCCATGGGTTTGCTCTGCTTTGTGGTCAGTCCCATATCGGATTTGCTCATCAATCGGGGCACCATCACGATCACCACGGCCCGGAAGCTCTTCAACTCAATAGGACAGTGGGGGCCGATGGCCTGTTTGATTGGATTGGGATACATGACTGCGGATGAGAAGACATGGGCCATTCTTCTGCTGACGCTGGCTGTGGGTATCAATGCGGGCTGCTTCTGCGGCTACCTGATCAATCACATCGATCTTTCGCCCAACTTTGCCGGCCCCATGATGGGAGTGACCAACGGAATCGCGGGAGTGACCTCCATAGTGGCTCCTTTGGTGGTGGGAGCTATCATATCAGATGAGGAAGATCCAAGCGAGTGGCGGCTGGTGTTCTTTATAACGGGAGGAATTTACCTGGTGTGCAACACCTTGTTCGTGATATTTGGCAAGGCCACTATTCAGCCGTGGAACGAGCCCCCTTCCATGTCCAGCACGATGACACTGCGCAACCACCAAGAGAACGATTCAAAGATCATTGCTCCAACGTCCGAAAAGGATAATCGGTTCTAG
- the MFS12 gene encoding putative inorganic phosphate cotransporter isoform X2, with product MGFDTSEDKARPRGFGARHWQAILLFVGMMINYFQRVNISAGIVPMTQSTAGAPFYNWDTSDKSLILSSFFWGYVVSQVPAGLLAKRFGAKLVLGSATAIGGILCFFHPLAAKSGWESICVLRVFTGLVQGTVYPCVHTLLAKWVPRTERGVLTTGVYSGAQFGTAVILVTSGFIFESSMGWPGLFYLSGGLSLAWALLFFWQAANEPATASRISKSEVEYIESLTGSNSSSQSMPVPWLSIFKSPAFYGLLAAHCGFTWGFYTLLTEMPTYMSKVLQLDVKSNAFLSSLPYFAMGLLCFVVSPISDLLINRGTITITTARKLFNSIGQWGPMACLIGLGYMTADEKTWAILLLTLAVGINAGCFCGYLINHIDLSPNFAGPMMGVTNGIAGVTSIVAPLVVGAIISDEEDPSEWRLVFFITGGIYLVCNTLFVIFGKATIQPWNEPPSMSSTMTLRNHQENDSKIIAPTSEKDNRF from the exons CCAGAGGTTTTGGAGCACGCCACTGGCAGGCAATCCTCCTGTTCGTTGGCATGATGATCAACTACTTCCAGCGGGTCAACATCTCGGCTGGCATCGTTCCCATGACCCAATCCACCGCGGGTGCTCCATTCTACAACTGGGATACGTCGGATAAGTCCTTGATCCTCAGTAGCTTTTTTTGGGGCTATGTGGTCTCCCAGGTGCCGGCAG GACTCCTTGCGAAGCGATTTGGAGCAAAGTTGGTCCTGGGTTCGGCGACAGCAATTGGTGGCATCTTGTGCTTCTTCCATCCCCTGGCAGCCAAAAGTGGCTGGGAGAGTATTTGCGTCCTGCGCGTCTTCACCGGACTGGTTCAGGGAACTGTCTATCCGTGTGTTCACACTCTGCTGGCCAAGTGGGTGCCGCGCACAGAGCGAGGAGTCCTTACAACGGGCGTTTATTCGGGAGCACAGTTCGGAACGGCTGTTATCCTGGTCACCAGTGGGTTTATCTTCGAATCCAGCATGGGCTGGCCGGGATTGTTCTACCTGTCCGGCGGTCTGAGTCTAGCCTGGGCGCTGCTCTTCTTCTGGCAGGCGGCCAATGAACCCGCCACAGCGAGCAGGATCAGCAAAAGCGAGGTGGAGTACATCGAGAGCCTTACGGGTAGCAACAGCTCAAGTCAG TCTATGCCCGTGCCCTGGTTGTCGATCTTTAAGTCCCCAGCCTTCTACGGTCTGCTAGCAGCCCATTGTGGATTCACATGGGGCTTCTACACACTACTCACCGAAATGCCCACGTACATGAGCAAGGTTCTGCAGCTGGACGTCAAGTCCAATGCCTTCCTCTCCTCACTGCCGTACTTCGCCATGGGTTTGCTCTGCTTTGTGGTCAGTCCCATATCGGATTTGCTCATCAATCGGGGCACCATCACGATCACCACGGCCCGGAAGCTCTTCAACTCAATAGGACAGTGGGGGCCGATGGCCTGTTTGATTGGATTGGGATACATGACTGCGGATGAGAAGACATGGGCCATTCTTCTGCTGACGCTGGCTGTGGGTATCAATGCGGGCTGCTTCTGCGGCTACCTGATCAATCACATCGATCTTTCGCCCAACTTTGCCGGCCCCATGATGGGAGTGACCAACGGAATCGCGGGAGTGACCTCCATAGTGGCTCCTTTGGTGGTGGGAGCTATCATATCAGATGAGGAAGATCCAAGCGAGTGGCGGCTGGTGTTCTTTATAACGGGAGGAATTTACCTGGTGTGCAACACCTTGTTCGTGATATTTGGCAAGGCCACTATTCAGCCGTGGAACGAGCCCCCTTCCATGTCCAGCACGATGACACTGCGCAACCACCAAGAGAACGATTCAAAGATCATTGCTCCAACGTCCGAAAAGGATAATCGGTTCTAG
- the MFS12 gene encoding putative inorganic phosphate cotransporter isoform X3: MMINYFQRVNISAGIVPMTQSTAGAPFYNWDTSDKSLILSSFFWGYVVSQVPAGLLAKRFGAKLVLGSATAIGGILCFFHPLAAKSGWESICVLRVFTGLVQGTVYPCVHTLLAKWVPRTERGVLTTGVYSGAQFGTAVILVTSGFIFESSMGWPGLFYLSGGLSLAWALLFFWQAANEPATASRISKSEVEYIESLTGSNSSSQSMPVPWLSIFKSPAFYGLLAAHCGFTWGFYTLLTEMPTYMSKVLQLDVKSNAFLSSLPYFAMGLLCFVVSPISDLLINRGTITITTARKLFNSIGQWGPMACLIGLGYMTADEKTWAILLLTLAVGINAGCFCGYLINHIDLSPNFAGPMMGVTNGIAGVTSIVAPLVVGAIISDEEDPSEWRLVFFITGGIYLVCNTLFVIFGKATIQPWNEPPSMSSTMTLRNHQENDSKIIAPTSEKDNRF, encoded by the exons ATGATGATCAACTACTTCCAGCGGGTCAACATCTCGGCTGGCATCGTTCCCATGACCCAATCCACCGCGGGTGCTCCATTCTACAACTGGGATACGTCGGATAAGTCCTTGATCCTCAGTAGCTTTTTTTGGGGCTATGTGGTCTCCCAGGTGCCGGCAG GACTCCTTGCGAAGCGATTTGGAGCAAAGTTGGTCCTGGGTTCGGCGACAGCAATTGGTGGCATCTTGTGCTTCTTCCATCCCCTGGCAGCCAAAAGTGGCTGGGAGAGTATTTGCGTCCTGCGCGTCTTCACCGGACTGGTTCAGGGAACTGTCTATCCGTGTGTTCACACTCTGCTGGCCAAGTGGGTGCCGCGCACAGAGCGAGGAGTCCTTACAACGGGCGTTTATTCGGGAGCACAGTTCGGAACGGCTGTTATCCTGGTCACCAGTGGGTTTATCTTCGAATCCAGCATGGGCTGGCCGGGATTGTTCTACCTGTCCGGCGGTCTGAGTCTAGCCTGGGCGCTGCTCTTCTTCTGGCAGGCGGCCAATGAACCCGCCACAGCGAGCAGGATCAGCAAAAGCGAGGTGGAGTACATCGAGAGCCTTACGGGTAGCAACAGCTCAAGTCAG TCTATGCCCGTGCCCTGGTTGTCGATCTTTAAGTCCCCAGCCTTCTACGGTCTGCTAGCAGCCCATTGTGGATTCACATGGGGCTTCTACACACTACTCACCGAAATGCCCACGTACATGAGCAAGGTTCTGCAGCTGGACGTCAAGTCCAATGCCTTCCTCTCCTCACTGCCGTACTTCGCCATGGGTTTGCTCTGCTTTGTGGTCAGTCCCATATCGGATTTGCTCATCAATCGGGGCACCATCACGATCACCACGGCCCGGAAGCTCTTCAACTCAATAGGACAGTGGGGGCCGATGGCCTGTTTGATTGGATTGGGATACATGACTGCGGATGAGAAGACATGGGCCATTCTTCTGCTGACGCTGGCTGTGGGTATCAATGCGGGCTGCTTCTGCGGCTACCTGATCAATCACATCGATCTTTCGCCCAACTTTGCCGGCCCCATGATGGGAGTGACCAACGGAATCGCGGGAGTGACCTCCATAGTGGCTCCTTTGGTGGTGGGAGCTATCATATCAGATGAGGAAGATCCAAGCGAGTGGCGGCTGGTGTTCTTTATAACGGGAGGAATTTACCTGGTGTGCAACACCTTGTTCGTGATATTTGGCAAGGCCACTATTCAGCCGTGGAACGAGCCCCCTTCCATGTCCAGCACGATGACACTGCGCAACCACCAAGAGAACGATTCAAAGATCATTGCTCCAACGTCCGAAAAGGATAATCGGTTCTAG